The DNA region caaaaattagaaaacgagcacTCAATCAGATCAGCATTGAAATTGGGAAGCGGTTAATCAAAAAACGATGTAAAAATTTGAATCAGCTGAGTTCTTAATTTAACATTTCtagatttcaaaatttcaaaatgagCAATTTCCCGATGACACAGATTAGCAAATGGGCAATCAATCAGAGCCGCATCAAAATCGGAAAGCAGCTCATCATAAACCGACCAATTTGACGGCCAAATTGAAGTGAAGAATGGAAAATGAAGCACCTGTAAGGGGTGGAGAGGGCGCTGCCAACCATGGCGTCTGGCTGAGAGCATCATGTGCGGTGCGGTGTGGTGCGGTGCGATTCGACTCCAGAAATGGGTGTGTTTGGACTCGACAAAGCTTCCATCTAGTAAGAAGTAGTAGCAAATCAACGGTCGAATTCCCatctttttcaaatttgaattacaGAAATTAACGGCCCCGTAAAATGCTTTGGGCCGAGTCTGTAGTGGATTGGGCCTTACCTTAACTTTTCATCATACAGttttctttttaaaagtattaatatgatatttttttcacaagaaaaaaaggaaaaaaaaaagtccaatAATTAGTCAACTTtaattttcttctaactttacCAGATTTTCAGTCAACGAGGCTTTGGTCTCCAAATCGATTTAATTCATTGGCAAAATTAGATAAAATCGAAAGTTCGATAAGTTCTTAAGTTGGCGTGACAGCCAAAATCTGTTCAAAGTGAAGCAATTTATGCATATGCATATAAGGCTAAAGTAGAAGAATAAAAGAACAAAATATATGTAGAATTTGAGGTTGGTTACAATTATATTTCCCATGTGTATGTCGTAAACGGGTGTAACGTGGAACAGAACCAAATACTATATAAATTAGTAAGTTACACgaataattatagttataatatttttatttaaaaaataatgcaaCTATATGTTCGAGGATCCGAGGCCGGCAGCACTAGTTTAATATTGGACGACTCTTAATTGCATATAAATGCGTGGTGTCGACATTTCCATTTTCTACGCCTTCGCTTTAAGTGGAATAATATCAACACTAATATCCAAAGTTAGTCAGTAATTATGGACAAATTGATGAGATTGTTTATACATGCTATATTACAGCAGTTAAGACAATAGATTGGTTATCCAAACTAAAGTTACGTGGCATTCTTTGTACTAGAGCAATTGGGAACAAACTGCCACCaatttttatagtataattattaagtaCTACTTCTAAAAATGGCTAATCTTTACATAGTAAATctgtttattttaaatttttattttattatttaggcTTTTGAGATCTTAAGCCAATATTCATGTCCGGCAACTGCTTCAATTTCGAGACTTCAAGTCGTTGTAATTATTTGTCACACCTCAAACCGAAAATCTTCGGTCCACCCATACTAAAACACTATAAACACAAGATATCATTGTTGTGTAATGATAATTAGTTTTAGGATCATTTAGTTCCACGGAAAGTTAGATGAACTTGTTAAGACAAAAAACCTTGCTGATCTGAAATTAGAAGAGCACATTTAGTTATTGAGACTTGGTCTAATCATGTGTATTGAGCCAAGTCAAAAGCATGGTGGGATAGGGAAGATAATGGAGGGATCAAAGATGAGAGATTGAAtttgtattattaaaaaataataatgaccTCTGACTTTGAAAAGTTGTTCACGAAGAAGGCACTATTACTAAGATAGCTTTAGcctatatatatgcatacatGGTAATGGTTGGCTTAGAACAATAATGGAAATAGGAAGAATGGGTAATGCATTGGCATTTGCATTAGCATTGGGGTGGTTGCTATTCAGCTCCGCCGTGGGGTCGCCGGTGGTGAGCCGGCAGCTCTTCAATTCCATATTCCTGCACAAAGACGACGCCGCCTGCCCGGCCAAAGATTTCTACACCTACGACTCATTCATGCAAGCCACCAGATGCTTCCCAAGATTCGGCCGCACCGGCAGCCTCTCCACGAGGAGGCGCGAGGTGGCCGCATTTCTAGCTCAGATCTCCCACGAGACCACCGGCGGGTGGGCCACCGCCCCCGACGGCCCCTACTCTTGGGGGCTCTGCTTCAAGGAGGAGGTGTCTCCGCAGTCCATTTACTGCGACCCGGCCAACACCCAGTGGCCTTGCGCTCCCGGCAAGTCTTACCAAGGACGAGGCCCGATCCAGCTATCGTGGAACTACAACTATGGACCTGCCGGACGAGCCTTGGGATTCGACGGCCTACGCAACCCAGAGATAGTCTCCAACAACTCGGTGATCTCCTGGAAAACTGCCCTCTGGTTTTGGATGACGGAGCAGAAGCCGAAGCCCTCGTGCCACAACGTCATGGTCGGACGCTACGTCCCCTCTGAGCTGGATCGGGCCGCCAACCGCACAGCCGGTTTTGGGCTAGTGACCAACATCATCAACGGAGGGATCGAGTGTGGGGTCCCGACCAGTGCCTCCGTCTTGGACCGGATTGGATACTTCCAACGATATGCTGCCATCTTCAATGTCACAACCGGACCTAACCTGGATTGCCAATATCAACAACACTACTAGCAAAAAGTTTCAATAACAATACCTTGTGTACTTGCGTATTATTATGACTCAAAATGTATTATTTTACTTTCTGGAGATATTATTCAACTTGAAATGTTCACAGCCAATTTATGCAATCTACTTTTATAGAAAACAACTAGTTCAATTCAAATGGTTTCTcttcaaaaatggaaaaagaaaacTTTCCACTTTCCACTACAGCCTTGGACTAGGAACCATTTCTACTACTTCACCTATACACATTCTCAGACAAAAATTTTGACACATCTGCTGCAACTTCATAAGCACCCTCCACACATCTGCCCAACGCGACACCGGACACAAAGTTACCCCCCAGAAAGAGGCCTTCAAATCCTCCATTGCTCAGTGCAGTTCGGGCATTATCCAACagatccaaatgacctacaagaAATTGTGGGATGGCTTGTGGCCACACACGTACCCCCAGGACTAGTGGATCTGCTGCATTCTTCTTTATAAGCATCTTTCTCAGGTCGCGATCCACCGATTCCACAATTTCGCTCTCACTCTTATCAAACAAAAACGTAATCAACTCACAACACTTCCAGGAACAATTTATTAAGGAATTTTAAGATATAATCAGTTTTTTTTTCGTAGCACTTATAGATTCTAACATCAATAGCAGCTGTACTAGTTAAAGCTTAAACACACTTTGTACCTTCGATGTAATTCCAGGATTTAGAGCTCCTCCGATGTAATTCAAAAGAAGAATTCTGCCAGGTGGGGCACGATTAGGAAACAATGATGAGCTGTATAAAGTTCCTGTGAGATcaaatgaaacaaaaacaaacaagttATAGCGGTGACATAGAGAGCTTTAGGTTGTGTACAAAACCATAAATTCTGAATGATGCTCATAACACAGTAATTAATGAATAACTTTGTGGGTATACCTAAAGTTTCAACCCCTTGGGAACGTGGATGCAACTGCCCAAACCCCTTTAGTTTACCATCAATTAGACATTCATCACGAATTACTCCTTCTGGATACGAAATGGTGACTGCAGCAACAGGTGGataataaaattttgataatgAATCAGCTGCAGTAGCCTGCAAAGATTAGACAGGAAATAACTTTTCTGAAGCTATCTTTTTGCAGGGCAGAAATATAGAGGCGCCGACAGTACTGTCAGAGAAGCTAACACATAATACAGCTGACACAAAAAGAGTGGAACATTTAGGATCATATGTCAAGATTACAAACCCTCAAAAAACTCCAGCAGCTCCTGGTATGGTGGTAAGGGAGATGGAGTTTAGACAGTTTTAGTACCAATTCTCTAGCGATAAGTACATTCAAAAGAACATGGGAAGAAAATTTACTGAACGTACTGAAAGCGGGCGCAATATGGTGCTCGCCACATAGGAAGGAATAGTCATTACAACACTTCTGCTCTGCAGAGACACTATTCCACTGGGAGTTTCATATGTCAACAAGTAACACCCATTGTCCAACTTAGAGATGGTTGTAAGTTTCCATGACACCTTGACCTTGCTTCCTAAGCTAGAAATACGAAAAATGCATGAGAAGTATATGTACTtcttttaaaattacaaaaattgaaATCTTGAAGAAAAATATAGACCCAGTGTATTCTGAAACTTTGTTGAGACAGCATAAAATAGATAATTTTGTATGCAAAAATGAGAAAAGTATGTATGTATTAGAGGAATGATGAGTACCTCGATGAAATTGCGTTAGGCAACGTTGCTAGGCCCTTTCTGAACGACCCAACAGTTTGTCCTTTTGGTTTTGGTAAGCGTCTGGAGAAGtacttaatttaaattttcattattCACGCACAAATAAGAAAATCAAACACAAATATGGCGATTCTAAGAATGTAATTACGGATCTCTAGGTGCCTTAGGGCTGCTAGATTTCTCTTTGATTGCTTTAAAGGTTCCTCCAATTATGCTACCACCAGTTTGCTCCAATTTCCAGACTTTCCCAAATGCAGCTTTCATACTTAGCTTTGAAGGATCCCCAGCATAAACACCTTCACAAGAACATGAATATGACAATGATATTCATTCATAGTTTATGACTTATAAGTAAAAGGGAATCTAGCACAGGTCATCCACAAAATGTTATAGGCGTCTATCCGGAAGCATCTATCAAGACATAGGCACATAGAGTTTGAATATGATATAAATGATTTTTTCTTTGAGAACCGATCTGTAGTTTGGAAAGGTTAACCATAAATTTCAATCCTCAATTAAATCAATAACCTCCATCAACCAAGTGATACCTCCTGATTAGTCTAATATAGTGATCTACAGAAAAACACAGCAAAAATGCCTAAGCGCAAGTAATTAACCCGCATTATAAACCATTCCTCATTTCTTGAAGAAAAAAGGTTGTCATCATCCTAATACAGCTGGTATTAGAAAATGGATAACTTAACAACGTGAATCAGAACATGAATAAAGCGGAGAGGATTACCGGAGCAAAAAGGCTCTATTAAGCGCTCAAACACTTCATCACCAAGGTTACGCCTGACAAACTCTTCAACCGATTCCTCATGCCCCTGTTACCTTCAGCGAAACCTCAAATGGTGAGAAAACAACGCAGGTAGGAGAAAACAGAAAAGGGGAAACCGAAAGAGAGGGAGGGAACAAACTGGTGGGGGAGGGCGAAGGCCAATTGCACCAAAACCAGCTCTGAGCTTCCCAGGGAAGCTCATCAAGTCGAAGAATGGCAAATCGGTGGGTTTGGCCGGCACCGGCCTCAGCTTCCCATTCCACAGCACGAAACGAGGCGCATCGGGGTCCCCCAATACCAGCTCATCCTTCAAACCACTGTCAACCTGCCCTAATTAACCACGAAAACTATCAATTTCGACAAAATCGACGAGGAAGTGTGAATTTGGGGGAACGCACCGCCATGGTGAGCATTGGATCGGACGGCTGGAAGCTGTTGGGGCCTTCCTCCCAGAGATAGCCATCCCTCTCGACGGTGGTGATGTTCCCTCCGACGCGCTCTCTGGCTTCCGTGACCAAGAAATTGGAGCTGCTGTGCTTGGTGGAGAGGGCCTGGGCGATGCAGAGGCCGCTGATTCCGCCGCCGACGATCACGCAGTCGAAAAGTGATCCGTTGTTGGTTCCTGAAGAGGGGGAAACGGCGGCTGGCCCCTCCGCGATGGAGCAGCGAATTCTGCGACGGATAGGGATTTTGGAAGCGAGTAACTGTGAAGGGGAGGAGTAAAGAGGGGATAGCGGCTTGTGTGAAGAAGCGGGAAGGTGGGTGAACGCAGCCATTTCCATTTCAGAACATTCAACTGTAATGGAGAAGACGGAGATACATAATGAtatcaaaaaaaagaaataaagtctTATCTCCACGTGGACGGATGGTATTGCTTGATCAGATTCATCGTAGCTAAAAAAGGAGTAtaacataaatttaataatacaaCATCTACTtatgttattttaaaaaacattGTTTAAAGggctatttttttcttcttttaataTTCATTATTACTAACTCGACAATGTCCAACAATTCAAGCTCCAAAGCTATTAACGTAGGGACCAGTCTGTCATTGGATCCCAACATTGTAGGAATGTCTTTGGCAAATTCGGATTCCTCGGTTAAGCTCATTATTCACACATCCAGATGCCATCAACATTTCCGATGCGGAGAAGAGAGAACCAATATTCAAACAACGGATTTGATTATGTGCGTATTCGAAGCATATGTTGATGCTGGTGATATGAGGCAATTAGCAAAAAAGAGTGCGTCATTTTGGGAGAAGGTTACAATGAAGCACAAGATGGTACTCTCTAGCGGCCCACTTGATTCGTATGTTTCAAAggcactaagagcatccgcaatgggcggacgatggcacgcccgatggcgcgcatcgtccgcgccatccatcgtccgcacccattgcgggtgcgtgccatagggcgcggacgatagtcgcaccctatacttcggtcgcggaggatagcgcggacgatggtcatcgtccgagccatcgtccgccccattgtggaggtcgcggacgatcgacgcggacgatggcacgcggttttgattttctatttaaatctcgtttctcattcagttgtgcatacgaacatatcgactatctctttacatattctctctctacatccaaccaaaatgaatctcagcgacgacaccaatagttctagttcgtctgaatccggtggttcgcttgacgaagcattagatgcagccgttgaagaggccatggcggcatgctatgcgcaaatgcagcgcgagaaggaggcggcggccgcggcggcggccgggcatttggggtgctccaatcacggtgggcaattgtgaaagggccggctcgtttctggtacaaggaagtcatcgccgatgtcatatatgcgtgcataatcatgcacaacatgatagtcgagagtgaaggcggaagcatcaccgactggaatgaagacgaccgtgcatctagctcttccggcacatcgaccgacacacccgatagagggttaccgttaggcttcgaagaggttctatctagacatgcctcaatgcgcaaccaacatgAGCATGCGCaactcatgagcgacatgattgaagaagtgtgggctcgtaaccgccgtcgctgagtttgcgttt from Salvia splendens isolate huo1 chromosome 9, SspV2, whole genome shotgun sequence includes:
- the LOC121748798 gene encoding protoporphyrinogen oxidase 1, chloroplastic-like; translated protein: MEMAAFTHLPASSHKPLSPLYSSPSQLLASKIPIRRRIRCSIAEGPAAVSPSSGTNNGSLFDCVIVGGGISGLCIAQALSTKHSSSNFLVTEARERVGGNITTVERDGYLWEEGPNSFQPSDPMLTMAVDSGLKDELVLGDPDAPRFVLWNGKLRPVPAKPTDLPFFDLMSFPGKLRAGFGAIGLRPPPPGHEESVEEFVRRNLGDEVFERLIEPFCSGVYAGDPSKLSMKAAFGKVWKLEQTGGSIIGGTFKAIKEKSSSPKAPRDPRLPKPKGQTVGSFRKGLATLPNAISSSLGSKVKVSWKLTTISKLDNGCYLLTYETPSGIVSLQSRSVVMTIPSYVASTILRPLSATAADSLSKFYYPPVAAVTISYPEGVIRDECLIDGKLKGFGQLHPRSQGVETLGTLYSSSLFPNRAPPGRILLLNYIGGALNPGITSKSESEIVESVDRDLRKMLIKKNAADPLVLGVRVWPQAIPQFLVGHLDLLDNARTALSNGGFEGLFLGGNFVSGVALGRCVEGAYEVAADVSKFLSENVYR
- the LOC121748799 gene encoding chitinase 10-like is translated as MEIGRMGNALAFALALGWLLFSSAVGSPVVSRQLFNSIFLHKDDAACPAKDFYTYDSFMQATRCFPRFGRTGSLSTRRREVAAFLAQISHETTGGWATAPDGPYSWGLCFKEEVSPQSIYCDPANTQWPCAPGKSYQGRGPIQLSWNYNYGPAGRALGFDGLRNPEIVSNNSVISWKTALWFWMTEQKPKPSCHNVMVGRYVPSELDRAANRTAGFGLVTNIINGGIECGVPTSASVLDRIGYFQRYAAIFNVTTGPNLDCQYQQHY